The Cicer arietinum cultivar CDC Frontier isolate Library 1 chromosome 1, Cicar.CDCFrontier_v2.0, whole genome shotgun sequence genome contains the following window.
tgtgaattattattattgctttatttttctatattggCCAATTATTACAATTCTAGATAGAAATCATAAAATGAAATAGAAGTATATTGAATAATGAGAGAACTTTTCAATTACATCAATAATGAGAGAATTGTTTAATTACATCAAAAGATACAAgatttttataacaaatgagTAACAACTAATTGACATAACTAACTATATCAACTAATTAACTAGCTATTGTTTAATATCTCATCTCAAGCTGAAAAATGTCTACTACACTTTTAGCttgaaaattacaaaaaagaaATGTCGAAAATACATTGACTACAAAGAAAGAAGAATGTTACTTAATTatccatattttttatagatataaGCTAGAATGTCAATTAGGCTaattataaagaaataaaaattatatcatcaaATTTTTAGTATTCTTGAAAAACGTTTAACAAACCCGTTAAAGAGGGTTTTGAAAGAAATGTAAACTTGTTGGAGACATATATCTACGAAACACCATCTACAAAAAATCTTGAAGGATAAATGCATATTTTCTTGAAGATGTTACAAATGCTTTGGACCACAATATTTTATCCATATGAATAACTTTGATTGTACttgaacttttaaaatatttactaaaTTTGTTGCAGCTTGTCGTTTGCCAATAATTTCGTATAGAAGTTTTTGTGATCAagtaatttcaaaattcttgaTATATATCACAACAATACCCTACTTTTAAAAGGTTGAAGAAATGTGTTTTAAATAGAGAGAGTACGTGACaatgctttttcaaaaaaagaagaataaaataaaCAGAGAGTACGTGACAATGGCAATCATGCTTGTTAGTTAGCATCTGTTTTTAGTGAGGCTCTTGATGATTCTACATTGATCcttgagaaataaaatattatgtattGCATGTAATCAAGGGGGTTTTGTCTTTAATAAACGAAATCTCAGTAGCAAAACTGTGGTCATGTGAGTCTATCTCTTTCCCTccactttatttttataaaattttattgatggAAGTAAAAAAGGTATTCTAATCTTTATAGATTATAAACACACTCATTTTTAAAGTTCAAAAGAATCACAGAATAATCAAGATATCATAATTATGTTAGCCCTtcacttccttttttttttataaccacCTTCTTTATTTTCAGAGAAGAAAGGGTTTTAATTTTGTGGaggaaaaaagttatttttaggaATTGAAGTTAAAGTGTTTAGGTTTGAATCTATCatataaatgtaattttaacGATAAACttatgtataaaaattaaatttaaaatcaaaatattttgaattaaatttaaaatcaattatttttgttataaaaaccAATTTAGGTTGCGAAAATgtacaaataaaaaagatttttgaacttaaataacatttaaaaaaaattatatttatttttttctaaagacACTAATAGGATTTAAACCTAAAACCTcctaatacaaattttatctttttatcgttagacaaaaaatatcataatatacTCCTCCAAAAATTAAACCTATTTAAACTTAATTAATGAAGAAAGCAGTGTCTAGAAAGTTCTCAAATTTGGCATCTTATTACATGGAAGTAGTGTACAGTAAAGTAGGTGTGGTGTTGCAATAAGTCAGGTGAATAAAGACACCCGTGACACGGGGTCAAATATAAACCTTAAACAATGTGTTGAAGTAAGGTAGGGtggtttttataattattattattattttgtaaaaataatttggttataatatatacatatatatttggattgaagtgattttttttttatatgtgatGTATTTTTGGTCTTCAAGAGAAATAATTTTGTATCTGAATATACTATATGTTGAGTTGATGtaaaatttagtatattttCTCAGCCCAACGCAAAAGATAccttttttattagaaaaattagATTTAGAAAATTTCACCCACATGAAAGGTTTGTATGAAAAGGAAAATCGAACGATGACAAAACATATTTGTAAAATCAAACACATTAAAATTAGTAGCCCATggttaaagaaaaaaaacaaacaacaaactTAAGATAATTTTTAACATTGGAAGACCACAGCATGAACACACACAGAATTTctacgaaaaaaaaaaattagtacacTGATAGTGATATTTAGAAATCcaattattttcctttttataatTGGTAACAAATACATTTCCATTGCAATTTAatatcattttggtttttatcaCTTACACAATAAGTCGCTcaatatcaatttattaaaataaaaatatgaatattttttaaaattcaattcgTCAAACTAtcgtattattttttatatatataaaaacaaaaataaaatcattaacttatacttaaaaaaatattattattaatcttattaaaatttgaaatgatttttaaagttaaaatataatttgctTTCAAAGTGAGGATCTATAATTAAGCTAAAAGAGACAGAAACTATGTCCCATCAAAATTTTAACTCACACAAAGCACCAAAACGAACCTTATATAGAAGCCAAAGAAATAATCTCCCTCATTTCCCATTTCTCATTTGTCATAGTTTCATTTCCACACCTCCCCAATAAAAATGAATAGAAGCTTTTCATCTTTTGCCATTCACATTCTTCTCTTAATTTCAATTCCCTTCACATCATCTCAAACAGATGAAAACAACAATTTAATAGACCAAATATGCAAAAAAACACCCTTTTACGACCTTTGCACTTCAATCCTAAACTCAAACCCACTAACCCCAAAAACCGATCTCAAAAGTGTAGCACTTGTAATGGTAAACAACATTCTAACAAACGCAAGTGACACATTAAATTACATTGAAGGGTTAATTAAGAAAACCTCAGATCGTGAAATGGAACAAGCTTTGGCTTTTTGTGCTGAGTCATACATCCCAGTTGTTAAATACACCCTCCCTCAAGCTGCTGATGCTATCACACAAAACCGTTTTGGATTTGCAAGTTATTGTGTTTCTGATGCTGTTAAGGAAGTTAATTCTTGTAACAAGAAATTTTTAGGCTCTGTTACTCTTTTGTCACCATTAGGGGATAGAAATGGTATTGTGCAGAAGCTTGTCGATGTTGCTTCTGCTATTATTAAACAACTATTGAAGGGTTGATTTTTTACTCTTCGCACCCCCTCTTCTTTAGTATAGTTTATGTAGCAGGTAAATAGAATACTtgtatttttattcttattattattgaatattaCAATTAGATCGTTGATTTTATATATCTTATTGTGATTCTATGTAGTTTGAAAGcgctatttataaaatcatttgatattTTACAGCCTTTCAGGTTTATCTAGTGTTAATTAgtaacaaataaaatacaactcttataaaataaacacaaataaaataacaacaaaatcatGAAATTTCAAagtaacaatttaaaaataagaagcTTTAAAATTACATGAAATTGTGCTTACTATTACTGTCGGCACGCTTCTTGCCTCATATTTTgttaacattatttatttatttatttatttatttatttatttatttatttatttatttatttactaaatgTCCCTAGTTTTCTACCATGCCAGCCTTAAGCTCCATATGAAATTTAGACTTTGAGGTCCCAAAAAATTGGTTAGGACagacaaatattaaattgaatttcagtCTTCTAGAACTTTCTAGTGCCAGGTGTCAACGTCTAACACCAGGAAGCTTCGTGTGGGTGGGGTGGGGTacaattaacatgttttttatGGAGGAGCATTTACTCTAGAATTATATCAGGATTTTCTTGTGTAATACAATCACTCTTTTCAATAtttcatattcattttttttgtttcttataaATTTTCTTCACcgaatttaattatattcaaaattaaatactaaattCAACGTGGGATGAACACAACagtattttgtaatttaatttctattagtttgtttattattttggtCAAAGGATGTTGATGTAACATTTTATGTATATGGCAATAAATATGTGGGTTGGTtgtcctttttctttctttctatggTACCATGTTACCTTCTGTTCCTATTATATTCTTCTtccataataaatataaataaataaaaagtgattgaaattttaatatatttattttgatttataattaaatttattaatttattaattatattttattttagatactattttacaatttataaATCCAAAAGTATATTATTCAAGCGACGCGAAATTaacttatattaaattaaaatgaattttcaaTCGAGAATCAAAATTCAAGTCTAGAAATCTACAATGATAAGTTGTATGTAAATTTTGATATCTATTTTAAACGAAGTAAGCAGTTCTACCTTATCTAATTTTCTTTaatgaaaaaactaaaaataattataaaaatcaaaagaatagaaagaaaaattaattgttttctttgaaaaagaaaatcagATCTATATTGTCTTATAAAATTATGGATAAATTATCtacaattcaattaaaattaactacttgtattctattaattatgtcaagtatatacttttttttaaaattttttaaaagttagtGGAAATTACATAGTTGATTTTAATTAGTAGTGAATAATTTATTCATACAGACTTAACAAACGGGCAGATGTATATTTAAGTCGATTGCGTGTATAACGAGTTAACAAAACGAGGCGgtgacaattttataaatatctgAAACACGTTTGAAAATGTTATATTGgcaaacgacttaataaaaCGACGGTGacattgtaaatatttaaaacttatttaatgcGCTTATATTAATAACCGATTTAAGCAGACGTATAAAACATCTCATATACTTACTTTCTTGTATTCTCGCTCTCATGCACTCCTCCGCCTTCTATTACTAATCTTTGCACCTGCTCCCATAACATATGCTCCTCCACCTTCTATTATTAATCTCTACATCGTCAATCACTTTCAGAATAAGGGGGGAAAAAAACAGGACTATTTTATGCATTTCTTGGTTCAATCACTTCCAGAATAAGGAAAAAAACAGTACTATTTTATACATTTCTTGGTTTTACCCCAGAGTCGATTTCACAAACACAGTCCTTATTATGGGaaagaaagttaaaaaaaataaaaaatgacaattttttattgactgtgtttttttatatttgtatgataaaaaattataagttgttattgattgtattttttaatgtgtgataaaaaaataagattcagtcctgattgtgttttttttttcttcagatatTGGATGACTCGAGATTATTTCATCCTGCTCAAATTAAAGAAGTTCGAAAACATTGGgtggattttattttgaaattaattgaaggAAATGACAATGCTAACCTATGTCTACTGAATattgctaattttttttaattagtctTCAAGATTAGTAAGAAATGGGATACATATTCTTTTTACTCTATATATTTTTGTACGAACATACtgtatattttggttattaaatggttatataaaattgtggttataataaattttgaaatttaatacgaaatattgTATAGATCAGTAACATacaaacaaaatgagaaatttataaataaataaaaaaataattattttaattctagATATTAAGTCAGTTGATCAAAATACTCGACTTAAAAAGATAATTTGTTGAActaaatttatgatatttaagtcggttaaaTTGAATCGACTTAACAGGACGAAactctgttaagtcggttcatgaaacgagttaaaaaataacatattttttaagtcgTCTGTTGTTAACTCGAACACGGAACCGACTTAAAATGcacattttaaccgacttaaaaggaCCATATTCTACTagtgaataaaatttatttatttcttaaaacCAACCAATAAGTAAGTCATAATGGTGCAATACAGCATGGGCGAAAGTTTCCTTATTAAATctcaaaatttgaataaatttaggagaatatcgCCAAAGCTTAAtaccaataaaataaattaatttattacagAAGAATTTAGACAAATCATGTAATGTTTTGAAGTAAACAATGACTTCatttgaaaataacataaaGAATAGAGAGAATCGCCGACCAATTTCCGCGTTTCTGCGAGTACTACTAGCTGGTAGTCGTATTAGATAATTGATCTCACATGCAGaggatatttaaaatatatcactaaattttttgtaaaatttttatCATTGTAACTAACtctctttgttttattttgttagtaTACAATctatatttacttttaattaaagCCGTCTTTTGTTTTCCTTTAACTTTTTATTAGAATAAATTTGGTAATGATGAAGATGGTTAGCAACTTTAGCTATCacaaaattaaaactatttttatgtCCTAAAGCAAATTTGAGtagaaatgataaaatatatttatgttaattatGCTGAATTTTAACATAAACTCAcagttgaaataaaaaaaaaaagaaaatcatataCAAATCACTccattgataaattaaaatttaaccaaaaatatttgacacaacaaaattagtttaaaattgatttttcaaaCGCTGGTCATATGCCAACTTTTCTTAATTTTCTTATATGGATATCAAAGATCTAGATGTCACGTGTTCATGCTGTTACTGAACATGTAcacacattaaattaaattaaattaaggtcCACACAGGATTACATCTACTGATAACATCAGGTGCCACACCTAGCAGGTCGGCATATTCCTTATTGCCTTGacgtcaaaaaaatatattcccCATTACCTTGAATTAATGATAGGAACTAAATTATTATGATTAACTATCATAAATTAGTAAGAGTTAATCGTGTAAAATctgaaaatgaataaaaaattaattattatttttttattatgaaatataaagggaaaaatagtaaaatatattaaccATACTCAATTAATTATGATCTGTTTGTTGTTTGTTAGATAAACTAacgtcaaaaaatattatatgttcAATTTAGTGTCAGTCTTTTGATTGAGTGTGTAGGAccattcaaacaaaaatattaaatttaattaattaagtatgACAAACAATTATTTcgagtataatttttttatagttagtgtataaaatattaaaaaaaaatactaattttatcTAATTGTTTAACGACAAACATTTGTTACGtgtatatgattttaatattaaatatttattctttgCTTTGTGTTTTTTAGAATTATCAACGACAAATATTTATCGTGTCTtactttatatattaataacatatatttatcaaagttattttttaataaattgatcaatgaaaaatatatgttttgggttttttatgtattaatgataattattggtcctgtaatttttttatatttatcgttaacaaatatttattatatgattatttttaatatttatcactgtcaaatatttattctatatttttatttatatttcatcgGTGATAAATTTTTGTCCcgttgtttttatatttattcgtgataaatattttttttatgttgtttttatgtatcaatCCAAATGTgtcccatattttttttttatatttatcgacAATAAATATATGTCATGtatcaataacatatatttttctcataatttttttatatttatcagtgataaatatttttttcattttattttttatgataaatatttatctcatgtttttttaatatttattcgGGACAAACATTTGTCTTTGTATTGTTTTTATGTATAAATGATACATATTAGTTAGtgttttttaaagttttcaGGTATGAATATGTATATCATGGTTTTTAGATTTTTCAGTGATAAGTGTTTATCCCATAATTGTTTTTCCAtgcttttattatatttatcgacaataaatatttatctcgtaatttttttaaaaaatttataagtgaAAACTATGTGTTgcgtattttttttatgtatcaatgacaaatatttctccgttgctttttatatttattactgataaatatttttcttattttttatttatatttatcagtaaCAAATATATGACATGTATTTTGTATGTATAAATGACATATATGCGACCCATATCTTTTTATGAATCACTAACATATATTTGTAatgtgtatttatatttatcagtgataaatatttatgcagtaattttttttatatttatcagtgataaatatttatttcatatttttctatGTACAtttatgacaaatatttgtcccatattatttttatgtatcaataaaaaatatttgtctcgtatttttatatttatcagtaataaatatttgtcctgtgtttttatttatttataattttcagtgataaatatttattccgCTTTTCTGTATATTTATTCCTGACATGTATTTGTCTTGTGttgtttttatgtatcaatgataaatattatgtaATTTCTATctgttataaaaatatatctcatgtttgtttatatttatcatttataagtgtttatctgtattttttgtttaatttatcgGTGACAAATATGTGTCCCatcattttttatgtatcaatgataaatatttttctcgtattattttatatttattagtggtaaatatttgttatatttttttttttttatgtttattaatgataaatatttgtgtaatgtgttttttatatttactggTGACAAAT
Protein-coding sequences here:
- the LOC101495039 gene encoding cell wall / vacuolar inhibitor of fructosidase 1-like, translating into MNRSFSSFAIHILLLISIPFTSSQTDENNNLIDQICKKTPFYDLCTSILNSNPLTPKTDLKSVALVMVNNILTNASDTLNYIEGLIKKTSDREMEQALAFCAESYIPVVKYTLPQAADAITQNRFGFASYCVSDAVKEVNSCNKKFLGSVTLLSPLGDRNGIVQKLVDVASAIIKQLLKG